In Mastomys coucha isolate ucsf_1 unplaced genomic scaffold, UCSF_Mcou_1 pScaffold5, whole genome shotgun sequence, one genomic interval encodes:
- the Bicdl2 gene encoding BICD family-like cargo adapter 2, with product MDSPGGPSFPSGLLSGGASPSGDEGFFPFVLERRDSFLGGGPGPEEPEDLALQLQQKEKDLLLAAELGKMLLERNEELRRQLETLNTQHLEREERLQQENHELRRGLAARGAEWEARAVELEGDVEALRAQLGEQRSEQQDSGRERARALGELSEQNLRLSQQLAQASRTEQELQRELDTLRGQCQTQALAGAELRARLESLQAENQMLQDRRQDLEAQIQGLREEVDKGQGRLQTTHEELLLLRRERKEHKLELERARFEAGEALNTLRRLQRRVSELEEESRLQDAEISGASLQTELAHSLDSDQDQDQQVSEWGGSQAILSPETQEASSPRPSIQEEILEPPKNRASLSPMEILEEKEAQVARLQNEITLHRTEVQTLRDELQRQKELRAQDNPEEALSCALSDRDEAVNKALKLSLELSRVSLERDSLSRELLRAIRQKVALTQELEAWQDDMQVVIGQQLRSQRQKELSEAAAAPRRVKTRFSLRLGSGQSGGFLSNLFRRT from the exons ATGGACTCCCCTGGTGGGCCAAGCTTCCCTTCCGGGCTGCTCTCCGGGGGCGCTTCTCCTAGtggtgatgaaggattctttccCTTTGTGCTGGAGCGACGAGATTCCTTCCTGGGAGGAGGGCCAGGGCCAGAAGAACCAGAGGACCTGGCTCTGCAGctgcaacaaaaagaaaaggacctGTTGCTGGCCGCGGAGCTCGGCAAGATGCTTCTGGAACGTAACGAGGAGCTTCGGAGGCAGCTGGAAACACTGAACACTCAGCACTTGGAGCGTGAAGAA aggctgcagcaggagaaTCATGAGCTCCGTCGAGGACTGGCAGCCCGGGGTGCTGAGTGGGAGGCCAGAGCTGTGGAACTGGAGGGAGATGTGGAAGCCTTGCGGGCCCAGCTTGGAGAGCAGCGCTCAGAGCAGCAGGACAGCGGTCGGGAGCGGGCGAGGGCCCTTGGTGAACTCAGCGAGCAAAACCTCAGGCTCAGCCAGCAGCTGGCCCAG GCCTCCAGGACTGAGCAGGAACTTCAGCGGGAGCTGGACACCCTTCGGGGGCAGTGTCAGACTCAGGCCCTGGCAGGGGCAGAGCTGAGAGCGAGGCTAGAGAGTCTACAGGCAGAG AACCAAATGCTGCAAGACCGCCGGCAGGACCTGGAGGCCCAGATCCAAGGCCTTCGTGAAGAAGTGGACAAAGGGCAGGGCAGGCTACAGACCACCCATGAGGAGTTGCTGCTGCTTCgtagagagagaaaagagcacAAACTGGAG CTGGAACGCGCTCGCTTTGAGGCTGGAGAGGCTCTGAACACACTGAGGAGGCTGCAGCGGCGGGTGTCGGAGCTGGAGGAAGAGTCGCGACTCCAAGACGCTGAGATATCAGGCGCCTCCCTGCAGACTGAGCTCGCCCATAGCCTTGACAGTGATCAGGATCAAGACCAGCAAGTCAGTGAATGGGGAGGCTCTCAG GCCATATTGTCCCCCGAGACTCAAGAGGCATCCAGTCCCCGGCCTTCAATCCAAGAAGAGATCTTGGAGCCACCCAAGAATCGAGCATCCCTGAGTCCAATGGAGATactggaggagaaggaggcacAAGTGGCCAGGCTGCAGAATGAG ATCACCCTACACCGCACAGAGGTACAGACGCTGCGGGATGAgctgcagagacagaaggagctgagggcaCAGGACAATCCAGAGGAGGCCCTGAGCTGTGCGCTCTCTGACCGGGACGAAGCAGTGAACAA GGCCCTGAAGCTGTCACTGGAGCTCAGTCGCGTCTCTCTAGAGCGGGACTCTCTGTCCCGGGAGCTGCTGCGCGCCATCCGCCAGAAGGTGGCGCTGACGCAGGAGCTCGAGGCTTGGCAG GACGACATGCAGGTAGTGATTGGACAGCAGCTGCGCTCCCAGCGCCAGAAAGAGCTCAGTGAGGCTGCAGCTGCCCCACGACGCGTGAAGACCCGGTTTTCACTGCGCCTGGGATCAGGGCAGAGTGGAGGCTTTCTAAGCAACCTCTTCCGAAGGACCTAA
- the Thoc6 gene encoding THO complex subunit 6 homolog has product MEHAAPLAVPLGQAEVFQALQRLHMTIFSQSVSPCGKFLAAGNNYGQIAIFSLSAALSSEAKEESKKPMVTFHAHDGPVYSMVSTDRHLLSAGDGEVKGWLWAEILKKGCKELWRRQPPYRTSLEVPEINALLLVPKENSLILAGGDCQLHTMDLETGTFTRALRGHTDYIHCLALRERSPEVLSGGEDGAVRLWDLRIAKEVQTIEVYKHEECSRPHNGRWIGCLATDSDWMVCGGGPALTLWHLRSSTPTTVFPIRAPQKHVTFYQDLILSAGQGCCVNHWQLSGELKAQVPGSSPGLLSLSLNQQPAAPECKVLTASGNSCRVDVFTNLGYRAFSLSF; this is encoded by the exons ATGGAGCATGCCGCACCGCTCGCGGTGCCTCTGGGTCAG GCTGAGGTATTTCAGGCCCTGCAGCGACTGCATATGACCATCTTCTCCCAGAGTGTCTCCCCCTGCGGCAAGTTCCTGGCAGCTGGTAACAATTATGGGCAGATCGCCATCTTCAG TTTGTCTGCTGCCTTAAGTTCAGAGGCCAAAGAGGAAAGCAAAAAACCCATGGTGACCTTCCATG CCCATGACGGGCCTGTCTACAGCATGGTCTCCACAGATCGACATCTActcagtgctggagatggagaggTCAAGGGCTGGCTTTGGGCAGAAATCCTCAAGAAG GGCTGTAAGGAGCTGTGGCGTCGTCAGCCTCCATACAG GACCAGCCTGGAAGTACCTGAAATCAATGCCTTGCTGCTTGTCCCCAAG GAGAACTCACTCATCCTGGCTGGGGGAGATTGTCAGCTGCACACCATGGATCTGGAAACTGGGACCTTCACA CGGGCCCTCCGGGGCCACACAGACTACATTCATTGCCTGGCACTGAGGGAACGCAGCCCTGAGGTATTATCCGGCGGTGAGGATGGAGCTGTACGGCTTTGGG ATCTCCGTATAGCCAAAGAGGTCCAGACCATCGAAGTCTATAAGCATGAG GAGTGCTCGAGGCCCCACAATGGGCGCTGGATTGGATGCTTGGCGACTGATTCAGACTGGATG GTCTGTGGAGGGGGCCCAGCCCTCACCCTCTGGCACCTCAGGTCTTCCACACCCACTACTGTCTTTCCCATTCGAGCACCACAGAAGCATGTCACCTTCTACCAGGACCTG ATCCTGTCTGCTGGCCAGGGCTGTTGTGTCAATCACTGGCAACTGAGCGGGGAGCTTAAGGCCCAGGTGCCTGGCTCCTCCCCAGGGCTTCTCAGCCTGAGCCTcaaccagcagccagcagccccAGAGTGCAAG GTGCTGACTGCATCGGGCAACAGTTGTCGAGTAGATGTCTTTACCAACCTGGGCTACCGAGCCTTTTCCTTGTCCTTCTGA
- the Hcfc1r1 gene encoding host cell factor C1 regulator 1, producing MILQQPLERGPPSRDPRATTGVTRGLDAREPLHKQFLSEENMATHFSRLSLHNDHPYCSPPVTFPEALPPLRSPCPELLLWRYPGSLIPEALRLLRLGDTPSPYYPASPAGDITEL from the exons ATGATCCTGCAACAGCCCCTGGAGCGAGGTCCCCCAAGTCGGGACCCACGGGCCACCACTGGGGTGACTCGCGGCCTGGACGCCAG GGAACCTTTGCACAAGCAGTTCCTGTCTGAGGAGAACATGGCCACCCATTTCTCCCGACTCAGCCTACATAATGACCACCCCTACTGCAGCCCCCCTGTGACTTTTCCCGAAGCCCTGCCACCACTCAG gaGCCCTTGCCCAGAGCTGCTTCTCTGGCGCTATCCTGGGAGCCTGATTCCTGAGGCCCTCAGGCTGCTGAGGCTGGGGGATACCCCCAGTCCCTACTACCCTGCATCCCCAGCTGGGGATATCACAGAGCTCTGA
- the Tnfrsf12a gene encoding tumor necrosis factor receptor superfamily member 12A isoform X1: MAPGWRRPLPQILVLGFGLVLMRAAAGEQAPGTAPCSSGSSWSADLDKCMDCASCPARPHSDFCLGCAAAPPAHFRLLWPILGGALSLALVLALVSGFLVWRRCRRREKFTTPIEETGGEGCPGVALIQ; this comes from the exons ATGGCTCCGGGTTGGCGGCGGCCTCTGCCGCAGATCCTCGTGTTGGGATTCGGGTTGGTGTTGATGCGCGCCGCGGCCGGGGAGCAAGCACCAG GCACCGCCCCGTGTTCTAGCGGCAGCTCCTGGAGCGCGGACCTCGACAAGTGCATGGACTGCGCTTCTTGTCCAGCGCGACCGCACAGCGACTTCTGCCTGGGCT GCGCTGCAGCACCTCCTGCCCACTTCAGGCTGCTATGGCCCATTCTGGGAGGCGCTCTTAGTCTGGCCCTGGTTTTGGCGCTGGTTTCTGGTTTCCTGGTCTGGCGACGGTGCCGCCGGAGAGAAAAGTTTACTA CCCCCATTGAGGAGACTGGTGGAGAGGGCTGCCCAGGTGTGGCACTGATCCAGTGA
- the Tnfrsf12a gene encoding tumor necrosis factor receptor superfamily member 12A isoform X2, protein MAPGWRRPLPQILVLGFGLVLMRAAAGEQAPGAAAPPAHFRLLWPILGGALSLALVLALVSGFLVWRRCRRREKFTTPIEETGGEGCPGVALIQ, encoded by the exons ATGGCTCCGGGTTGGCGGCGGCCTCTGCCGCAGATCCTCGTGTTGGGATTCGGGTTGGTGTTGATGCGCGCCGCGGCCGGGGAGCAAGCACCAG GCGCTGCAGCACCTCCTGCCCACTTCAGGCTGCTATGGCCCATTCTGGGAGGCGCTCTTAGTCTGGCCCTGGTTTTGGCGCTGGTTTCTGGTTTCCTGGTCTGGCGACGGTGCCGCCGGAGAGAAAAGTTTACTA CCCCCATTGAGGAGACTGGTGGAGAGGGCTGCCCAGGTGTGGCACTGATCCAGTGA
- the Cldn6 gene encoding claudin-6, with protein MASAGLQILGIVLTLLGWVNALVSCALPLWKVTAFIGNSIVVAQMVWEGLWMSCVVQSTGQMQCKVYDSLLALPQDLQAARALCVVTLLIVVLGLLVYLAGAKCTTCVEDKNSKSRLVLISGIIFVISGVLTLIPVCWTAHSIIQDFYNPLVADAQKRELGASLYLGWAASGLLLLGGGLLCCACSSGGSRGPGHYMARYSTSVPHSRGPSEYPTKNYV; from the coding sequence ATGGCCTCTGCTGGTCTGCAAATCTTGGGGATCGTCCTGACCCTGCTTGGCTGGGTCAATGCCCTGGTGTCCTGTGCCCTGCCACTGTGGAAGGTGACCGCCTTCATCGGCAACAGCATCGTTGTGGCCCAGATGGTGTGGGAGGGGCTGTGGATGTCCTGTGTGGTCCAGAGCACCGGCCAGATGCAGTGCAAAGTGTATGACTCACTGCTGGCGCTGCCCCAGGACCTGCAGGCTGCCCGAGCCCTCTGTGTTGTCACCCTCCTTATTGTCGTGCTTGGCCTGCTCGTGTACCTGGCTGGAGCCAAGTGCACTACCTGTGTGGAAGACAAGAACTCCAAGTCTCGTCTGGTGCTCATCTCTGGCATCATCTTTGTCATCTCTGGAGTCCTGACCCTCATTCCTGTCTGCTGGACTGCCCATTCCATCATCCAGGACTTCTACAACCCCTTGGTGGCTGATGCTCAAAAGCGGGAGCTGGGGGCCTCACTCTACCTGGGCTGGGCAGCCTCAGGCCTTTTGCTACTGGGTGGAGGGCTGCTGTGCTGCGCCTGCTCTTCTGGAGGGTCCCGGGGACCTGGCCATTACATGGCCCGCTATTCTACATCTGTCCCACATTCTCGGGGACCCTCCGAATACCCCACCAAGAACTATGTCTGA
- the Cldn9 gene encoding claudin-9, producing the protein MASTGLELLGMTLAVLGWLGTLVSCALPLWKVTAFIGNSIVVAQVVWEGLWMSCVVQSTGQMQCKVYDSLLALPQDLQAARALCVVALLLALLGLLVAITGAQCTTCVEDEGAKARIVLTAGVLLLLSGILVLIPVCWTAHAIIQDFYNPLVAEALKRELGASLYLGWAAAALLMLGGGLLCCTCPPSHFERPRGPRLGYSIPSRSGASGLDKRDYV; encoded by the coding sequence ATGGCTtccactggcctcgaactcctcgGCATGACCCTGGCTGTGCTAGGCTGGCTAGGAACCCTGGTGTCCTGTGCCCTGCCACTGTGGAAGGTGACTGCCTTCATTGGCAACAGCATCGTTGTGGCCCAAGTGGTATGGGAGGGGCTGTGGATGTCCTGTGTGGTCCAGAGCACTGGCCAGATGCAGTGCAAAGTATACGACTCACTGCTGGCGCTGCCCCAGGACTTGCAGGCAGCCAGAGCCCTCTGTGTCGTGGCCCTCCTGCTGGCTTTGCTGGGCCTGCTGGTGGCTATCACAGGCGCCCAGTGCACCACGTGTGTGGAGGACGAAGGTGCCAAGGCGCGTATTGTACTCACCGCAGgggtcctcctccttctctcggGCATCCTGGTGCTCATTCCTGTCTGCTGGACAGCCCATGCCATCATCCAGGATTTTTATAACCCACTGGTTGCTGAAGCCCTCAAGAGAGAGCTGGGGGCATCTCTCTACCTGGGCTGGGCCGCGGCTGCACTGCTCATGCTAGGAGGAGGGCTCCTCTGCTGTACGTGTCCCCCGTCCCACTTCGAGCGTCCCCGTGGCCCCAGGCTGGGCTACTCCATTCCTTCCCGTTCAGGTGCTTCGGGACTGGATAAGAGGGACTATGTGTGA
- the LOC116078297 gene encoding uncharacterized protein LOC116078297 isoform X2, whose protein sequence is MAPQPGPCNGGIAPAQLLPRPPTPVPSDKGGGWGLKSQLPPPVRNGKIPAPTPAMQWGPPKSQKAGYQPFNGYGAGAELGFRGGLNLQKVALEAGILPETLQPGFPSANGFRNGLKEETLLYPRATVPTLERHGQAGAFKLWGAGMKPGYGYAGLGIQEGPYGQLRPEHLEHLVKTDTNSQLGNGYRGHCPSGKC, encoded by the exons ATGGCACCTCAGCCAG GTCCCTGCAACGGTGGGATTGCTCCAGCACAGCTCCTCCCCAGGCCTCCCACCCCAGTCCCTTCAGATAAAGGAGGTGGCTGGGGCCTGAAATCCCAGCTCCCACCCCCAGTGCGGAATGGTAAAATCCCAG CACCAACCCCGGCCATGCAGTGGGGACCACCGAAGTCTCAAAAAGCTG GTTACCAGCCCTTCAATGGTTATGGAGCTGGAGCAGAACTGG GCTTCCGTGGTGGCCTCAACCTGCAGAAAGTTG CTCTGGAAGCTGGAATTTTGCCAGAGACCCTGCAGCCAG GGTTCCCCTCAGCCAATGGCTTTAGGAATG GACTCAAGGAGGAGACTCTTCTCTATCCTAGAGCAACAGTTCCAACCCTCGAGAGACATG GTCAGGCTGGGGCCTTCAAGCTCTGGGGGGCTGGAATGAAGCCAGGATATGGATATGCAGGCCTTGGGATTCAGGAAG GGCCCTATGGACAGCTGAGGCCAGAGCATCTGGAGCACTTGG TGAAGACAGATACCAACAGCCAGCTGGGAAATGGTTACAGAG GACACTGTCCTTCTGGGAAATGCTGA
- the LOC116078297 gene encoding uncharacterized protein LOC116078297 isoform X1, translating into MAPQPGPCNGGIAPAQLLPRPPTPVPSDKGGGWGLKSQLPPPVRNGKIPAPTPAMQWGPPKSQKAGYQPFNGYGAGAELGFRGGLNLQKVGFHYGNGALEAGILPETLQPGFPSANGFRNGLKEETLLYPRATVPTLERHGQAGAFKLWGAGMKPGYGYAGLGIQEGPYGQLRPEHLEHLVKTDTNSQLGNGYRGHCPSGKC; encoded by the exons ATGGCACCTCAGCCAG GTCCCTGCAACGGTGGGATTGCTCCAGCACAGCTCCTCCCCAGGCCTCCCACCCCAGTCCCTTCAGATAAAGGAGGTGGCTGGGGCCTGAAATCCCAGCTCCCACCCCCAGTGCGGAATGGTAAAATCCCAG CACCAACCCCGGCCATGCAGTGGGGACCACCGAAGTCTCAAAAAGCTG GTTACCAGCCCTTCAATGGTTATGGAGCTGGAGCAGAACTGG GCTTCCGTGGTGGCCTCAACCTGCAGAAAGTTG GTTTCCATTATGGGAATGGAGCTCTGGAAGCTGGAATTTTGCCAGAGACCCTGCAGCCAG GGTTCCCCTCAGCCAATGGCTTTAGGAATG GACTCAAGGAGGAGACTCTTCTCTATCCTAGAGCAACAGTTCCAACCCTCGAGAGACATG GTCAGGCTGGGGCCTTCAAGCTCTGGGGGGCTGGAATGAAGCCAGGATATGGATATGCAGGCCTTGGGATTCAGGAAG GGCCCTATGGACAGCTGAGGCCAGAGCATCTGGAGCACTTGG TGAAGACAGATACCAACAGCCAGCTGGGAAATGGTTACAGAG GACACTGTCCTTCTGGGAAATGCTGA